A window from Solanum stenotomum isolate F172 chromosome 5, ASM1918654v1, whole genome shotgun sequence encodes these proteins:
- the LOC125865074 gene encoding annexin-like protein RJ4 — MSTIIYPENTSPVADAEAIRKACQGWGTDEKAIISIIGHRNGTQKKLIKQAYEELYSEDLVKRLESELSGQFEKAVYRWILNPRDRDAVILHVAIKERAIPNYRVVIEYSCIYSPEELLAVKRAYQARYKTSVEEDIAQYSTGHLRKFLVGLVATYRYVGDEINARVANSEADILHNAISNKEFNSEEIVRIICTRSTTQLVATLNRYKDYYGSSITKHLIDEDNKEYLLALRTTIRCINDPQKYYEKVIRYAINESGTDEESLTRVIVTRAEKDLKEIKQLYYKRNSVTLDHAITNHTCGNYKAFLLTLLGNEN; from the exons ATGTCTACCATCATTTACCCTGAAAACACTTCTCCTGTTGCTGATGCAGAGGCCATTAGGAAGGCTTGTCAAG GTTGGGGAACAGATGAGAAGGCAATAATTTCAATAATTGGCCATAGAAATGGAACTCAAAAGAAACTGATTAAACAAGCTTATGAGGAGTTATACAGTGAAGATCTTGTCAAGCGCCTTGAATCTGAATTATCCGGACAATTTGAG AAAGCAGTATACAGATGGATTCTAAATCCAAGAGATAGAGATGCAGTAATATTGCATGTTGCAATAAAAGAAAGAGCAATCCCAAATTATCGTGTGGTTATCGAGTACTCATGCATCTATTCTCCTGAAGAGTTGTTGGCTGTGAAGCGTGCCTATCAAGCTCGCTACAAGACATCTGTCGAAGAGGACATAGCTCAGTATTCTACTGGTCATCTTCGCAAG TTTTTGGTTGGGCTAGTTGCCACATACAGGTATGTTGGTGATGAGATAAATGCAAGAGTAGCCAATTCTGAGGCTGACATTCTTCACAATGCAATAAGTAACAAAGAATTCAATAGTGAAGAAATTGTTAGAATCATTTGTACAAGGAGCACCACTCAACTTGTAGCAACTCTAAACCGCTACAAGGATTATTATGGCTCTTCAATCACCAAG cACTTGATAGATGAAGATAATAAAGAGTACCTACTAGCGCTGCGTACAACTATCCGATGCATTAATGACCCCCAAAAATACTATGAAAAG GTAATTCGCTATGCCATTAATGAGTCTGGGACTGATGAAGAATCACTCACAAGAGTGATAGTTACGCGGGCTGAGAAGGACTTGAAGGAGATTAAACAACTTTACTACAAGAGGAACAGTGTCACTCTTGATCATGCAATCACCAACCACACTTGTGGAAATTACAAGGCTTTCCTCCTAACTCTTTTGGGAAATGAAAATTAG
- the LOC125865079 gene encoding uncharacterized protein LOC125865079, with the protein MSVVVVDGPMMEEFVDDTEAFGKWTDKHFDMLDTDGNGELSRDELQNRKGKFSSCEFELQSKEEISSLYDILIERFDIDKSGTIDRQEFKALTKEIMLAKARGIGNSPVLVILQGDSLVMRVVQRFSAK; encoded by the coding sequence ATGagtgtagttgttgttgatggtccAATGATGGAGGAATTCGTTGATGACACCGAGGCGTTTGGCAAGTGGACGGACAAACATTTTGATATGCTAGACACAGATGGAAACGGGGAATTGTCTCGAGACGAGCTCCAAAACAGGAAAGGTAAATTCTCGTCGTGTGAATTTGAGTTGCAGAGCAAGGAAGAAATTTCAAGTTTGTATGACATCCTTATTGAAAGATTTGATATTGACAAAAGTGGAACTATTGATAGACAAGAATTCAAGGCTCTTACAAAAGAAATCATGTTGGCTAAGGCTAGAGGGATTGGCAATTCCCCTGTTTTAGTCATTCTTCAAGGGGATAGCCTTGTTATGAGGGTTGTTCAACGTTTTTCAGCAAAATAA